The Paenibacillus tianjinensis genome has a window encoding:
- the queE gene encoding 7-carboxy-7-deazaguanine synthase QueE, whose product MSKIPVIEIFGPTIQGEGAVIGVKTMFVRTYGCDYRCSWCDSAFTWDGSAKDIVRMLEPEEIMNELIALAGQNFDSVTISGGNPALLGNSMAEFVALLHEHGIQAAIETQGSRWQDWFYEIDTLTISPKPPSSGMKTDWAMLDRIMGKLKEQGKATHSLKVVVFDEQDYAYAKSVHQRYPGVSLYLQPGNEDVTEPGDISARLLGRLEWLFNLVIADPEMNRARVLPQLHALIWHNKRGK is encoded by the coding sequence GTGAGTAAAATACCGGTAATTGAAATCTTTGGCCCGACGATTCAAGGGGAAGGCGCCGTGATCGGTGTCAAAACAATGTTCGTCCGCACCTACGGCTGTGACTACCGCTGCAGCTGGTGCGACTCAGCCTTTACCTGGGATGGTTCTGCTAAGGATATTGTACGGATGCTGGAGCCGGAGGAAATTATGAATGAGCTTATTGCACTGGCTGGCCAGAACTTTGACTCTGTGACCATTTCCGGCGGGAATCCGGCCCTGCTCGGCAACAGTATGGCGGAATTTGTTGCTCTGCTGCATGAGCACGGCATTCAGGCCGCTATCGAAACACAGGGCAGCCGCTGGCAGGACTGGTTTTATGAGATCGATACGCTAACGATCAGTCCTAAACCGCCAAGCTCGGGAATGAAGACGGACTGGGCAATGCTGGACAGAATCATGGGCAAGCTGAAGGAGCAAGGCAAGGCTACGCATAGCCTGAAGGTCGTGGTGTTTGACGAGCAAGACTATGCCTATGCCAAAAGCGTTCATCAGCGTTATCCCGGAGTTTCGCTGTACCTGCAGCCCGGGAATGAGGATGTAACGGAACCGGGGGACATTTCGGCACGCCTCTTAGGACGGCTGGAATGGCTGTTCAACCTAGTGATTGCTGATCCAGAGATGAACCGGGCACGGGTGTTGCCGCAGCTGCATGCGCTGATATGGCATAACAAGCGGGGCAAATAA
- the queD gene encoding 6-carboxytetrahydropterin synthase QueD, whose protein sequence is MLGDVSVCKIFTFDSAHQLVGHKGKCSNLHGHTYKLEVVLKGKPSTEAGHSDEGFVVDFSDIKAIVQQSLVDRLDHAFLAMGNEPVLEALQNSGSKVALLGFRTTAENMSAYMAYQLKQASLPLYSVKLWETPTSWAEVMAADIPEDGPAYRLHGGCDCE, encoded by the coding sequence ATGCTGGGTGATGTATCGGTCTGTAAGATTTTCACCTTTGATTCTGCGCATCAGCTGGTTGGACATAAAGGAAAATGCAGCAATCTGCATGGCCATACCTATAAGCTTGAAGTCGTGTTAAAAGGCAAACCTTCAACAGAAGCAGGGCACTCTGATGAAGGCTTTGTTGTGGATTTCAGCGACATTAAGGCTATTGTGCAGCAAAGTCTTGTAGACCGTCTGGATCATGCTTTTCTGGCAATGGGCAATGAGCCTGTCCTGGAGGCTCTTCAGAATTCCGGCTCAAAAGTAGCACTGCTCGGATTCCGTACAACTGCTGAGAACATGTCTGCCTATATGGCCTATCAACTGAAACAGGCGTCATTGCCGCTGTATTCAGTCAAGCTGTGGGAGACGCCTACCTCCTGGGCAGAGGTAATGGCTGCAGATATTCCGGAGGATGGACCTGCCTACCGCCTGCACGGGGGCTGTGACTGTGAGTAA
- the queC gene encoding 7-cyano-7-deazaguanine synthase QueC, giving the protein MNKKALVVFSGGQDSTTCLVWALKHFEEVQVVTFNYNQRHAAEIEVAKEIAAKFGVKQHILDLGLLNQLAPNALTRDNIEIEAGEDGELPSTFVDGRNLLFLSFAAILAKQLGYANIITGVCQTDFSGYPDCRDVFVKSLNVTLNLSMDYEFVIHTPLMWLDKKETWKLADELGHFDYIREHTLTCYNGIVGSGCGTCPACLLRQRGLEQYMAEQTKGGL; this is encoded by the coding sequence ATGAATAAAAAAGCACTCGTTGTGTTCAGCGGCGGACAAGACAGCACCACTTGCCTCGTATGGGCGCTGAAGCACTTCGAAGAGGTTCAGGTAGTTACTTTTAACTATAATCAGCGGCATGCAGCCGAGATTGAAGTTGCCAAAGAAATTGCTGCAAAGTTTGGTGTGAAGCAGCATATTCTAGATCTGGGACTGCTCAATCAGCTGGCACCTAACGCTTTAACACGGGATAACATCGAGATTGAAGCCGGAGAAGATGGGGAACTGCCAAGTACGTTCGTGGATGGGCGTAATCTGCTGTTCCTGTCCTTTGCCGCCATTCTGGCCAAACAGCTGGGCTATGCCAACATCATCACCGGTGTGTGTCAGACGGACTTCAGCGGGTATCCCGATTGCCGGGATGTGTTCGTAAAGTCCCTGAATGTGACACTCAATCTGTCGATGGACTATGAATTCGTTATTCATACGCCGCTGATGTGGCTCGATAAAAAGGAAACCTGGAAGCTGGCCGATGAACTGGGTCACTTTGACTATATCCGTGAGCACACGTTGACTTGCTATAACGGCATCGTCGGCAGCGGCTGCGGCACCTGTCCGGCTTGTCTGCTGCGTCAGCGCGGCCTTGAGCAATACATGGCGGAACAAACGAAAGGTGGTCTGTAA
- the queF gene encoding preQ(1) synthase, translating into MSEGRLKEEMKEVTLLGNQGTQYKFGYAPEILESFDNKHPGRDYFVKFNCPEFTSLCPVTGQPDFGVMYISYIPDIKMVESKSLKLYLFSFRNHGDFHEDCVNIIMNDLISLMNPRYIEVWGKFTPRGGISIDPYCNWGRPGTKYEAMAEHRLMNHDMYPEKVDNR; encoded by the coding sequence ATGTCAGAAGGAAGATTGAAAGAGGAAATGAAGGAAGTTACCCTGCTGGGCAATCAGGGAACACAATATAAATTCGGGTATGCTCCTGAGATCCTGGAAAGCTTCGATAACAAGCATCCCGGCCGTGATTATTTTGTGAAATTCAATTGTCCGGAGTTCACCAGTCTGTGTCCCGTAACCGGACAGCCTGATTTCGGTGTGATGTACATCTCGTACATTCCGGATATCAAGATGGTTGAATCCAAATCACTGAAGCTCTATTTGTTCAGCTTCCGCAATCATGGTGATTTTCATGAAGATTGTGTCAACATTATTATGAATGATCTGATCTCCTTGATGAATCCGCGTTATATCGAAGTGTGGGGCAAGTTCACACCGCGCGGCGGCATTTCCATTGATCCTTACTGCAACTGGGGACGTCCGGGAACCAAGTATGAAGCTATGGCCGAGCACCGGCTGATGAATCATGATATGTATCCGGAGAAAGTTGATAATCGGTAG
- a CDS encoding ZIP family metal transporter, translating into MLNAVLWGAVSGSAVLIGALMALFLHIRKKLIGFIMAFGTGVLIGAAAYELLDDSANDGGLFPTIIGFIAGALVFTLFDWYISRKGGSGRKRSVRGAGGSKGKGSSGLAIFAGTVLDAIPESIMIGASLISGKGVSLLLVIAIFISNIPEGLSSTAGLKQDGYSKSKVVLLWIGVLVISTLASGTGYAFMDHASGYTTAIIASFAGGGIISMVSSSMMPEAYEDGGPLTGFMAALGMLCSLILDHL; encoded by the coding sequence GTGTTGAATGCTGTCCTATGGGGTGCGGTTTCCGGATCTGCTGTACTAATTGGTGCGCTGATGGCGTTGTTTCTGCATATCCGCAAGAAGCTTATTGGCTTTATTATGGCGTTCGGAACCGGAGTGTTAATCGGAGCTGCCGCCTATGAGCTGCTGGACGATTCCGCTAATGATGGGGGGCTGTTCCCGACCATTATCGGATTTATAGCCGGTGCGCTGGTTTTCACCTTGTTCGACTGGTACATCTCGCGAAAAGGCGGGTCCGGACGCAAACGCTCCGTTAGAGGTGCTGGCGGCTCAAAGGGAAAAGGCAGCAGTGGGCTGGCGATTTTTGCCGGTACGGTGCTGGATGCGATTCCTGAGTCCATCATGATCGGGGCCAGTCTGATTTCAGGTAAAGGGGTTAGCCTGCTGCTAGTAATTGCAATCTTTATCAGCAATATTCCCGAAGGGCTCTCCAGTACAGCCGGGCTCAAACAGGATGGCTACAGCAAAAGCAAAGTGGTGCTGCTCTGGATAGGCGTACTTGTTATATCAACGCTCGCCTCGGGTACAGGCTATGCCTTTATGGATCATGCCAGCGGGTATACAACAGCTATTATTGCTTCTTTTGCCGGAGGCGGGATCATTTCCATGGTATCCTCCAGTATGATGCCGGAGGCATATGAGGACGGAGGTCCGCTGACCGGATTTATGGCCGCGCTGGGTATGCTGTGTTCACTAATTTTGGATCATCTTTAA
- the murB gene encoding UDP-N-acetylmuramate dehydrogenase — MNINKIQEDLQQLLPSGTVRSGEVLKSYVFTQIGGKADILAAPVSYEEIRTIVTYARENHIPLTILGNGSNVIIRDGGIRGIVLQTSELSQIEIHGELLVAQCGAKIIDASNYALEHNLSGLEFACGIPGTVGGALYMNAGAYGGEVKDVLESALALNQSGEMVTLTGDDLEWGYRHSIFASGEYIVLEARFALKQGDPALIKASMDELTHLRESKQPLEYPSCGSVFKRPPGRYAGQLIQESGLQGTRIGGAEVSRKHAGFIVNADNATASDYIGLIQHVRSAVKDKFGVELETEVKIIGEE; from the coding sequence CAGCAGCTGCTTCCGAGTGGAACAGTTAGAAGCGGTGAAGTGCTGAAATCTTATGTGTTCACCCAAATAGGAGGCAAAGCGGACATCCTGGCTGCGCCCGTTTCGTATGAGGAAATCCGAACCATAGTTACATATGCACGCGAGAATCACATCCCGCTCACCATTCTGGGTAACGGCTCGAATGTCATTATCCGTGATGGCGGTATAAGGGGGATCGTCCTTCAAACCTCGGAGCTTAGCCAAATAGAAATTCATGGGGAGCTTCTTGTCGCCCAGTGCGGTGCTAAGATTATTGATGCTTCTAATTATGCCCTGGAGCATAACCTGTCAGGTCTGGAATTTGCATGTGGTATTCCCGGAACAGTAGGCGGAGCTCTATATATGAACGCTGGAGCATACGGGGGGGAAGTGAAGGATGTACTGGAGAGTGCCCTTGCCCTTAACCAATCAGGTGAAATGGTCACTCTAACTGGAGATGATCTGGAATGGGGGTACCGGCACAGCATCTTCGCCAGTGGAGAATATATTGTGCTGGAGGCACGGTTTGCCCTGAAGCAGGGGGACCCGGCTCTGATCAAAGCATCAATGGATGAGCTTACCCATTTGCGGGAGTCAAAGCAGCCTCTCGAATATCCTTCATGCGGCAGCGTCTTCAAACGGCCGCCCGGGCGTTATGCCGGCCAGCTGATTCAGGAAAGCGGTCTGCAGGGAACCCGGATCGGCGGTGCTGAGGTTTCCCGTAAGCATGCCGGATTTATTGTGAACGCGGATAATGCAACCGCAAGTGATTACATTGGGCTGATTCAGCACGTGCGCTCAGCAGTTAAAGATAAATTCGGCGTTGAACTGGAGACCGAAGTGAAGATTATTGGAGAAGAATAA